The Xenopus tropicalis strain Nigerian chromosome 1, UCB_Xtro_10.0, whole genome shotgun sequence DNA segment gGAATGCCCAAGTACACAACTGTTCCCTTGGGACAGGGTGAATTTGATAATAGCCCTCTCTTTCCTAGCCAAAGATAATTAAAACGAAAAAAAACCTGCTCTTTATTGGCAATGCCAGGATATGGCAGAGAATAATGTTAGGGACATGAAAAGTAGAAAATGAATTATCTGCAGAAGCTGATGAATAGTAAGTAAAGAGCCTGGGTGGAAAGATAATTCAAAGACCATAGAAATGAGAATCTAGCCTCACAATCTGTCAGCTTTCCTGTTGAAATGAACAGAAACACCTACAGCCACAACCATTACCACCAGCAAAATAAAGCACAGAATGGCCTTGCAAACTCAGGTTAATGTGTTCCCTGCAGCTGGTTTCTGGTTAAGAACTGAGGAGAATCTACATGAGGCAGCCCAGCCCATGACCACAGCCAGTAATGCGCCACAAAGAATGTGTCTAATGAATGCAAGTGGTGATGCCAACTACTGAGACTCAAAAGATGGCAGAGCTGTGTAGATATTGCTGTACTGGTGTCTGATAAAACTGATTATCACTAATATTGAACTTAGTTTAGTAACTACAGGAGGGTGTTGAGAAGATTGTAGCTgaggtttaaataaataaaagactcaTCTACCAAGTTCAGCCCTTTTGCTCCACTAACTGCAAATAAACCTTTGGTTGATTATTTTAGAGAAGAAGTGCTTGCGTATGGACTTTTGTGCTGAATTCCACTGTTTGTGGCTGCACCTGGGCTACTGCAATGGCTCCTGGTACCGGCACAACCAAATGATCCATTGGCAGAGAATCCCACCCATGTGTCACTGGCCATAGGTTAATCAAAAGGGTCAAAAGTTGTACTTCCCATttggggcaaagacacacagagcttctagtagcagctactgtcacaatgctgatcatttactgataacggtctctctgtgttttagcagaggcaattctcagtattgtctatggcaggggattttctggtgtttagtagctgtgacaagtggatgctactaagtagctttgtgtgtctacGCCATTAATGctgaaatgcaaaataatttttgtgctGAAAGTCAGAACCCAAACGACTTCCATTTCTGGGAATGATAAGGGCAATGCATACTTTAGCACTACTTTTTCTGTAAGAACACATTTTATCCAGTGCTGCCCTCTTGTGGCAGCAGTTTGTGTATGCGCAGAACATCTTTATACTCCCAGAACACAATCCAACATTCAAGCAAAAGGAGAGGAAAGAGGGgaagaaaataacaataatattggcACATAATGGTGATTTTAGCTTATAAAtgctaaacaaaagaaaaataaattgtatcAAAACTTACGTAACTACATAGCAATCAAATTAGAAGGAGctctatttaaatataaaaatattctaattttaaaagtcctttaaaatggcagaaaatgttTAGTCCCAAATACTCCAAAATATTTtccgtattttttttttctttttgcctggCCAAGCAGCcataagataaaaataatattaatattttcttctttattttattgaaaaaatatatatctcttTTTTATCAGGAAAAGACAGTTCTTGTGCATTACAAACTCTGAAAGAAAACAAGTTCTAAAACATCaaccaaaaataatatatatttatatttatatatatatatatttataaaataaatgataaaaaaacctAAACAAATAGCACAGTTTCTCGAAATCTTGAGTCCAGGGAATAAGACAGGTTAAAGTGGTTGTAAGGGCTGACGGATTCCAGATCATGTTGAGCGTTGTAtccaatttaaaaatatatatatattttaaaaaagtgatatttatttcttctttaaagaaagtttatttaaaaaaaaaaaaaaaaaaaaaaacttttcacaaACTGACTGCTAGTCCAAGTATCCATAGTGCTCAGTCTCTGTCTGTTGGGTGGCAGTCCTGACCTGCAGATGCAGATGAGACACAAGGATGGAATTGTTGATAACAGCAGATAAGATCATTATACAGTTACACATGATAAACGGCTATGCTTAGATTACTTCTAAATAAGGTAGAGCCCCTATTTATTTTCCTtagaataaagaataaataaataaaataatttaatattaaaaaattaaatattaaaaaatgattaatattCTAGGGTTTTTTCTGTATTTCATCATAGTGCTGAGACAGCACAAACTTTCTGAGtaaacctttttatttattttttttttttagaaaaaatgaaaattacagtCAACACATTTGATATTTGTTCTAAATCTGAACAACCGACTGATACAATCTGTTCCTCCAGACCAGTACGGTCTCTTACCGGCCTGGGACCACATGAGTGTGTTGATGCAGGCCTGCATATGGGTCTGTACAGGTTTGTGTtaggatcagcctgatttggccttGGACATGGGTGTCCAAATTGGCCAAAGTTTAGCAATTTTGCCAAAGGGACGGATCCGTTCATGCATGGCTATCTTTACACAGGCAAACAATGAAAACCAGCTGCAACTTACCATTGGATTACCTATAGCTACAAAATACCAAAAGTGAATTTTAAGGTAAATTTGCCCTTTTAAAGTAACAGCCACAAATTATTCAGAACAACATTTACAGGCACACAATGGATGAGAACTAGGGCTGATGTTAATGGCAGTTTCTAGtaagaaacacacacacatacaggtccATTTTAACTATAACTCAACACTGAAAAGTATGCCTCCAACTGTCCTAACGAGTTTGTCTGGAAAAACAGGATGGCAGCACAAGTCTAATTTTAAGTTACAACCCCATTCCAAAATAGTTTAATAACATGGTACAAATGTCCATCCTCcaggtcagaaaaaaaacattttacttccaattattttgctttaaaccATAAAATATCACTGATCAactttccatctctatttccATTTCTTTAGCAATGTTTGATGCCATACTCTTTGCCTAAAAATGGCATGCAACTTAGTCCCAAATAAAGATGTATTTTATGTTAGGATCATTTACAAGAAAGATAATAAGGTGATGGAGCAAGACACCTGTATAAGAAATGTTGAATACAAATACAATCATTTTATACTGTTTTGTGTTGTAATTACCTGTGGTACTTCCTGCTCCCTCTTTTCCTGTGCTTCGACATAGGGCACGAGTTTCTTCTGCTAATGCACAGCAGGGTCCTTCTTGACAGTACAgtacctcctcctcctcttcctcacccTCCATTTCCCAAGATACATGTCCCACACATTCAAGCCCCCCGTCATACCCTGGATCCTCAGGAATGATGGGGATAGGCTGGCCAGCTTCACAACCAGCAACAGCTGCAGCTGCTGCCGCTGCAGCTGCCTCTGCCAAGGCATATTGGATGCTGACCGCATAGTCCTCATTGTAGCAGCTTCCATGGTTTTCCTCATAAAGGCAACAGGGCCTAGAAGGATGGCCCAGAACAGTTCCTGGGTCTGTCCGATGCAAAATGCTGGAGGTAACACTATACAAGCCTCCACTGGAGGAGGGGCCTGATGTTTGATGTGGATCTGGACCCAAATATAAGTTAGTACAGTCTGAGCTGGGATCTCCAGCTTGCCTCTGAAAACAACAAGTACAACCCTTTTCAGGACCCCGCCTGTCTTTTCCACCACCTTGAGAGATGGAAACTGAGGCATCTGGAACAGTCCCAGAAGATATTACTGCCCCACGGCGCTCTAAGGAAGAATTGCTGCTATAATTCATTTCCATGCTGCAGCTAGAAAGACGGTCCCGTGAAGGTGAATTGGGGAAAGTCTGATGAGATCTGCATTCCACCCTCCCTCTCCCACTCCCTGTACCTCCCTCCCCTCCACATCCAGGAGCATCCCCTCCACCAGTCCTAGCAGGGCTGCGACTCCTGTATACATAGGGATCAAAATCACTGCTTAGGGAACTGCGGAAGGTGGAACAGCTGCCATACACTCCCTGGTTGCTGGCTTCAGTGCAGTCCAGCATGGAATCACTCGATGATGCATGTCCCTGTGCAGAGCTGGCACTGGAGCTTGAGCTAGAGTCACTGCAGGGAACATCAGCCAGGTACCCACTGCATACTGACCGATGCTGATGTTGGCTGTGGAGGTAGCAGCTTCCAACAGAAGAAGGTGGTGCCATGTGCATCAAGGTAGGCGCAGGCTGGTAAAGCATATTATTGCCTGAATGAAAGGAATGGTTATGGCCATTCTCAACAACCCTAGGAGCCTGACTTCCACCAACCTCCTGTTGGTGTGGGTAGCTTAGGCCCTGGAAGTAGTAGTGCTGGTACATGGTCTCATACTGAGAATAACAAGTGCCATTGTTAAATCCTCGCCCACTGTACTTAGCACGGCGAAAGCCATGCCCAGCTGGTGGGGCTGGATATGGAGGATGCTCTAAGTCACAATGATGTCCTGAAGATGCATGGTCCAGTGATACAGGTCTATAACCTGCCAGGAAGGTTGGGGTACGAGCTGGGTATAGGTCTGGCTCCAATGGCCTTTCCACAGTCAGTACTGTAATGGGGTTGCCGTGAGGACCCATGCTAGTACGGGTAGGATATGCAGCAATAGGACCAGTGCGTTGTACTCTCCCTGGGTAATGAACAGGAAGGATAACTCGCTGTTGCTGCTGCTGACGGCCACGATTCGAAGAGTTTTCTACACAAACAGGACCATGGCCTCCTTTCTTTTGCTCTacagaaacaaataaaacaatcaAAATTAGGTCTTTATGCAATCATATACAACCAATGGAATACTTCATTTTAGGATAACAAAGCTGAACATCTGAGaaaaattttggaaaaatgtgagaaaaagttCTGTTTTAAGTAACACCATCTGCCATACCCAACAGAAAAGTAAACAGAGACTGCCAAGTGACTTACTATTTAGAAAAACAATACAAACGACAGAGTTAGTATTTTTCACAAGCGCTAAAATATAATGACAAGAGCAAACAAGTATAATGACAAACTAGGAACACTTACCAATAATATTGTGCCGGCAGTGCGGACACGTGTGGTTCTGGAGAAGCCAGGGGTCCACACATCTTTTATGGAATCGATGTGTGCAGGGAATGACTCTCAGCTCCTGGAGAAAAGACATGGGAAAAGAATAAGATGCTTACCAGTGACCCTGATGGATCTATACTAGAATAGTGTTCATTTAAAGTTGGTATTTTCTGGCACCACATGAACcaacactgtaaaaaaaagacCGTTTTGTAATGAACCTTGTAACAGGTCCCGCACCATATTATGGTTGGGGGAACGCGCAGTAAATTTCTGGGATAAGAAAAGCTATTTTGTGATTGTGTAGCTGATCAGTTGGTATGGAAGTATAGCAAGGCAGGGGTGTTCTGTAGTACCATGGCTGGACTTTTCCCGTTTGAATATTGCAAATGGAATTCCCTCTACATTGGTTTCCTGAACTAAGGAAAACTCAGGCTGGTCACAGACTGCTTCTGTGACCAGTTTGCCCCACACATCTTCAGCCCTTTAGGTtccctaacctgcctgtctgactgtcaatctgTTGCCACTTTCCACCACTGCTCTAACCCTATATTCGAGCTTACCTCTCCATCAATGTATTTTTCAAGACATATGGCACAGTCAGATGTGGAGCTACTGCTTAAGGTGTCTAGGCCACCACAACTGCCTTCCCGAGGAACTTTCCCCTTAGCCTTGAACTTTCTGGTCTCCATTTTTTCCAGTGCCTGAACAGCCATTCTATTCATGGAATTCTGTTTAGAAGAGAACAAAGAGACATCAATATTTCACACTGGGCCGGGGAACCTAGGGACCCTTCAACCAAACTATCTAACAGGGTCTACtaataatgaattaaaaaaacacaatcaatTTAAATCAACGGATTACAGATATTCCAACAGGTGCACTAGTACCTAATACAAAAGAAATATGTAACTATAATAATGTAACATATGCATGCAACAGTGAGTTGTTATTCAGCATCAGTCTGGGCTGATTCTCACCCTGCTTATGTGCTGCCATGGCATACACTCTCTCCTGTGTATGTACCCACAGACAcagtgttggcctgggtgcagacacatggagtggaGTTTGGCTCCATAAAGCATGATTGTGCATTTCTGCAATGAAATCTACTCCATTTGTCTGCACCAAGACCAATAAAGTGCCTCTGGATGCAGATACTGGAAAACGCAGATGCGATTGGAGGGGGTGTTTTTCGGCCTGCACTTATAAGCAGGCACCCCAGTGTGGCACTGGCAAATTCTCCCTCCTTCACCATGCTGGCCAGAAAGCTGCTGCTCGTTTCCTATTGTACACTACTTATTTAACGCAGTGAAAAATCACTCAAGAGATCATTTAGGAACTGGGTTAAGTGAAAGACGCTTACAAACTGTTTACACGTTCCCCCAGtaaaacagcatttaaaaaaacaaaagacccTTTTCTTGAGGCATCTTCTCTAGATGTTCTACTCACATGTGCTACAAAGACTTTTTGCTGAAATCACGTGGGAAAACCAATTATAaatagataaatggatagataaAACAAGCAGATGTAATATTGCCATACATTTCTGTAAGTGGCACAGCATGCCTTCCCTACACACTGCATGAGCAATGGATAACATTTGCTATACTGCACAAAGACACAAGTTTTGCATCATTCATCAAACATTGTTAGTTGCATGCATAACATCAAAATGGCAAATTCTTGCCTGCCAGTAAAAAAGCAGTACCTGGCTCCGTCGCTGCTTTAATTTGATCTTGATAAGGAGAATTAGACAGACCAGAGACACCACCACGAAAAAAGCTAGGAAGATTCCCATGTCAAAATACTCTGTTGGTTGCTGAagggagtgagaaaaaaattccATCAGAGAACAAATAGCAGATTACATAGAgatattttaataatttatttctattcccctgtgGTACCATTTTAATTTTGTGAGATTTGGCAGCAACCTACCCCTCAGCAAGAAATTTTAAAGGTCCTTACCCGAGGAGGGCGATGTTGGATTCTTGCACGGGCTCCTTTCTGTTTGTTAACAATATTCATTAGCTTTATAGCATCCATGCCCTTCATATAAACCACAGGCCTTTTGAGTGGGTCTTCCAAGCCCTGATTCAGCTGTAGGGTGAACAAAAATACTTTAGAAGTGATTAGAAGAAAGGCATGGAGGGGAAAACCCATCCAGCTTCAAGGATATCGGAGACACCTGGACAACATTTCAAGCTAAAAAAGTCTTTACTGAAAACATAAGATCACTATCTATATCCCTGGATCATCGGCTctacacattttatattttataaaggcTGGCATAATAACATGCATTAACAGATATCAGCATTAAAACAGTTTGCATGTACCCAGGGACTAGGCACCTCTCTACTAAACCACACTTGGAAACCGGCTttatggaattctgggaaaggaGCAAGCAATGACCTGTTCTTGGCTGTTTCCCTCCTTTTAGTCTCTATTCTCAAGTCTATAGCTCTTTGTTTGTCAAGTTCAATTTAGGAACGTTTCTGAGCAGAAGACAGTTTTGTTTGATGAGGTTTTAAATGATCCGCAATGCCACTGTTATTCCAGTCTCATCTCTGTCTGAACTTGCAGATCATGGAGCCAGATCCCTGGGGTGCATTTATATATAGGCTATATGGCGTAGGGGAAAATCTTTAAGTATAGACAAGAACTTTCTCTATGGAAAGAAatactttaaaattaaaatactATTTAGGGCAAGAACTTGTGGAAAAAAGAGAAGAGAAGGTAAGAATGATGTGTACGGAAGCAACAGAAAGGCAAAGAGTGCACTGCCATGCTGATGAGAGGCAATTACATGTAAATCTACAGGGATAATCAAGCtatactatttattgtgctgagcAGGGGCCACAAATACTGACTGGGAGGGGAGTCCATGTGTGTCATATTGTAAACAGCCAAtcttttataacttttattttaccCTGGGGGTGGGGGAGCATTAACATAACATAAGTGCAAAGGTATTTTAGGGAAGCATGGACTCATAcacattaataaaacagaaaaacaagCATTAACAATCAAGTAAATCGCAGAGCTTCATTATCTAAATACGCCTCCCTCTGCCAGATAAACAGATTTATTTCATACCTGTTCAACTGCATCAGGGTTATCAGACACATCAAATATCACAGCTGTAGCGCCTCTCTGCACTGCCCTTTTTGCCTGAAAGGAAAAAGACATCACTATTATTCATGTGGGCCACAAAAGCAGTCACTGAACACACCTATACCTAAAACACCTATAAGAACACCTGGAACCTCAGTATTTCTATAGGTCAGTGTcaatttttaatattaatttaagGTACTAAATTTTGactttaaactttatttttttataatgaacaactatacaatatatattaaacatattcAGTGCTAAGTTGCACACGTAAATCCTACTGAAACCAGTGTCTCTCTTTCTGGTCCGATGCTTACAATACAGAAGACATGTCCCCCCGGTATGTTATCAGCCGCTTCTCTTACACAgattcatgagtcagaaccagcattgcataaaatataaatagctaGTTACAGctttaaaaatcaatttaaaataactttaaaatgattGAACCTTTCTAAATTGAGACATATTGTAAAAATGCTTGGAATCACATATAgtcattatgcaaaaaactgtTGTGTtgcactataataataatattatttcagATAAGCATAAACCATAACCGCTCCAATTTGCTACAGATATGCATCTGCAGCTAGGGGCATCCCTCTCCCCCAAGTTGTACTGTGATACAAATACAGATGTCACTGTATAATACATTTAAAGTAGGCCAAACACAGACGCAATTCAGAACAAGCTTTTCATGTGTTGACCACTAGAGGTCGCTCTGGTGAAACTTACTGTTCCTGTTAGTATGGCAGCTACAAATGAGAGAATGCAGTTAATGAAAGGGCAGATCAGCAGCTATTTTACTTACAGCCCACCAGAACACACACCCCTTGTGAAAGGCAACTAAATAACCAAGCACTGGTACTATCGTCATTGCAAGCATTGCTGAAGCTCACACAGAAGTTTAGAGAAGGCAATATTATTCTcatggagaaaaaaaagaatgaaaggaCAGAAGAAATCTGAAATCAGTTTATCTCCTGGTCAGATGCTGCTGACAAGGCAATGCTATATCACTTTATATAAAGGAACGTATTTACCAGCACTAAACTGTAGTCACGCAGTGGGAGCGACCATGCACATTTCCTATACAGCAATTGGGCCAAATTGATGGCAACTCTCACAGAAAAGTACGACACTACTTAAGTCTGAAAATAAAAGTTGGTGATGTTATAACTTCTGAATGTGAATGCGAGAGCATGGTGCACAGGAAGCATAGAAGGAATGCTAAACATCTACAGTTTTGATGTGGGGAACCATTACTATAAAGAATGTGACATTTTAGGGGCATTTGGGAaacaagaggtaaaaagggccctgtcTAGAAGAGCTTATGAGCCTGCAGAATAGGCAGCCGTGTAAGCAGCACAAAGCCATGTGACTggagggtgccgggagttgctaATAAGACTGAAGATCAGAGGGTTCATCAGGGATAGGCTTAGGCAACACACACCTCTATATGAGATACAAATGCATGGTATGCCACAATTGTCTCTTTCTTAACATAGAAAATGAAGTTCAAATAAACAGTTCCTTCTCTGGGTATTTGCCTCTATGTTGTAGAGGAgaataaaacccaaaaacaaaCATTAAAGAATAAGACATCCAGCACAGAGCAAACAAGGCAAACACGTAAGCTCAGAATTCCATTATGATTATATTCACCCACTCCTAATTCATCCAAAACTGCAATGAAAACGGACTGGATAAAAAGTGTTGTGCAGGGACCCAGGTAAAGTCACATGACAGCCCCCTACAGCTCTCTGAATCATTAGCCTGCAACAGTGTAGCGACTGCACACTCCCAGCAACACAAGTATAGTGTCCAGCGCACTCCCTACTTGTTGAATGGGCATCTCACACTGATGGGGCAAAAGCACCGGTTgcctttattacttatttttggtAGCTCTTTGGGGGTTGGGGGACAGGGGGTTAATTTGCAATTAAGCAATAAAATGCACTATAAAATAATGTAGCTGTGCAGGGGGCCCTTGCATTCACTGCACAGAGAGAAAATAGTGCGCTGCActgtattacacacacacactcgagCCATCCACTCCAGCATTCCACAAGCCTCCCATATCCGGATCTTTAGGGCTGCCGGCTGTGACCTTGCAGGTTTCCTTGGCAGGAGATCAAAGCAACGAATCCACAAACAGCAAGGAATGCAATCTTCTGCTCTCTTCTTCTCCCTCCCGCCTGCATCTTTCCCAACAGCGCTTTTTCATCTTTAGCACTCTGTTCTTTCTCCTGCGCTCGCATTTCTGCCTCACCACCAACTTTTGCTTTATTCCAAAAAGTCTTAGCACCCATAAGGCCAATGAGACTACACGTCCCAGCATCCTTGGAAACTTAAAGCAATACTGCTCAGACCTCCGCGCATAGTTATGTTTGCAAATACCTGCATTAAGTATCAATTAGGGTTTGCCTATTGCATATtccctctttaaaggaacagtaacaccaaaaaattaaagtgttttaaagtaattagaatataatgtattgttgccctgcactggtaaaattagtgtattggctacagaaactctactatagtttatataaataagctgctgtgtagccatgggggcagccattagggctctggcacacggggagattagtcgcccgcgacaaatttccctgttcgcgggcgactaatctccccgaactacaatcccaccggcgaaaatataagtcgccggtgggatggcacacgctgcgcaggcaatttcggcaaatcgctgaagttgcctcgcgaggcattttcggcaattttccgaaacgacttacattttcgccggtgggatggcaatccagggagataagtcgcccgagaacagggagttttgtcgtgggcgactaatctccccgtgtgccagagcccttaaagctggaaaaagggagaaaaggcacaggttacatagcagataacagataagctctgtagaatataatggggttttatctgttatttgataagttacctgtgccttttctcatttgaatggctgcccccatagctacacagcagcagtgtttatataaactatagttgtccttctaaggcaaacacaccagatgtaccagtgcagggcaacagtacattatactgtaattacttttatacactttcatattttggtgttactgttcctttaagctatggCTTTCAGTGCCAATATGAAAATAATCTTGATATGTCACAGAGTAGAAACTGAGCTGAGATGAGCAATGGATCCAGGCAAATGTGATTCTGACAATTTAGCCAGCGGTGTGTAAGGCAATATTGGCCCATGATGGCACAGCTACAACGCAGTGCGCTCTCTTTTCctggcacagagtaagttacagaCTGGGAAGCGGTTAATGTGAAGAAGTGATTTCTCCTGTAATCCGCCCATGTTGTCATGCTATAGGGGAGCCTCAGGGAAGAAAGGTGGAGTGGGGAAGGAAGAAAAAATTCTTTTGAACTCTTTTACCACATAGGACGCTTCACACTTTTAATTATGAAATATGGTTACGAAAAGCACAAACTGCTGCAGGGTTTCGTTGTGGTGGCTCAATGTTTAAATCCATGTGTTAATATTGGGGCAGTTGTACCTAAtgaaaaattttatcacttccaGGACATAAAAAAAGGCACAACGTTTGACCACGTGCAATGACCccgagcaaccaataagatgtttgcttttgaacaggtgatcagtaaaatCTACCTGCTGATTTAAGGTGCTATAGGCCTAGATATAAACAACAAATCAATTCTCTTTATGCTTAACTGTGGTGCAATTAAAGTATTTATAGAATTAAGATATGAGTAAATTACTACAGGATAATAACTTTGTATTTGGTCATAAAAATTTAGAGTTTTCCATATTTGCATTTATGGATAGGAGTGGTTGTAGCCAAGTTGCTTGCATGGTAGGTTATTCATTGAAAAGAAACGCTACTTGCTCACTGCGCACGTTTCTGTAATTAGCGGAGGGAACTCTCCATCACTTAAATCAAAAGGTCTGACAATATTTTAAAGTTTAGATAACCAGTTGTGCATTTGTGTGTTTACTGACACTCTGATTCAAACAATAAGCAAAACAGATATTGTGGAGGCCAAAGATGGTATAAATAACTTATCCTGTATTTATAGGCGTAGCAAGGAAAAGGGAGC contains these protein-coding regions:
- the znrf3 gene encoding E3 ubiquitin-protein ligase ZNRF3 precursor; the protein is MKEPRIRGGLPLVWLWVLLAVAPGESLAKETAFVEVVLFESSPNGDYKTHTTELQGRFSRAGATISAEGEIVQMHPLGLCNNNDEEDLYEYGWVGVVKLEQPEMDPKPCLTVLGKAKRAVQRGATAVIFDVSDNPDAVEQLNQGLEDPLKRPVVYMKGMDAIKLMNIVNKQKGARARIQHRPPRQPTEYFDMGIFLAFFVVVSLVCLILLIKIKLKQRRSQNSMNRMAVQALEKMETRKFKAKGKVPREGSCGGLDTLSSSSTSDCAICLEKYIDGEELRVIPCTHRFHKRCVDPWLLQNHTCPHCRHNIIEQKKGGHGPVCVENSSNRGRQQQQQRVILPVHYPGRVQRTGPIAAYPTRTSMGPHGNPITVLTVERPLEPDLYPARTPTFLAGYRPVSLDHASSGHHCDLEHPPYPAPPAGHGFRRAKYSGRGFNNGTCYSQYETMYQHYYFQGLSYPHQQEVGGSQAPRVVENGHNHSFHSGNNMLYQPAPTLMHMAPPSSVGSCYLHSQHQHRSVCSGYLADVPCSDSSSSSSASSAQGHASSSDSMLDCTEASNQGVYGSCSTFRSSLSSDFDPYVYRSRSPARTGGGDAPGCGGEGGTGSGRGRVECRSHQTFPNSPSRDRLSSCSMEMNYSSNSSLERRGAVISSGTVPDASVSISQGGGKDRRGPEKGCTCCFQRQAGDPSSDCTNLYLGPDPHQTSGPSSSGGLYSVTSSILHRTDPGTVLGHPSRPCCLYEENHGSCYNEDYAVSIQYALAEAAAAAAAAAVAGCEAGQPIPIIPEDPGYDGGLECVGHVSWEMEGEEEEEEVLYCQEGPCCALAEETRALCRSTGKEGAGSTTGQDCHPTDRD